The Cannabis sativa cultivar Pink pepper isolate KNU-18-1 unplaced genomic scaffold, ASM2916894v1 Contig3, whole genome shotgun sequence genome window below encodes:
- the LOC115706375 gene encoding transcription factor ABORTED MICROSPORES isoform X1, translated as MDLIMQYLMERVRALVGSKGWDYCVLWKLSEDQRFIEWMRCCCAGTENTQNGGEEELIFPVSPVLPCRDTICQHPRVNSCELLAQLPTSMPSDSGIYAQTLVSNQPSWLNFSTVTCSHALEESIGTRVLIPLPVALVELFVNKQISEDQNVVDFITTQYNILMEQEALINTNNMDTSFCVNINVMNESQSRPFLGNETDKMDSNNNLPAPNSTAFENLNMSYDVSVDRTRLCNSPMSLQQFGYNSESRTRNDAAFPECSHDPSVHPDKHLDSSMDAMQPSMMNDTTNTHVQFLEQVTENKEQHGNEKDSNKQEEGRSNSVSDCSDQIDDEDNGKYRRKSGKSDQCKNLFAERRRRKKLNERLYTLRSLVPKISKLDRASILGDAIEYVKDLQSQAKELQDELEEQSDNDGLNSNINGKRNNVLSETLSRDDTNFRSRPEHEKVQNEFHLETSRSGSISKQNQDSDTTNDKAPQMEPQVEVAQIDGNEFFVKVFCEHKPGRFVRLMEALNSLALEVTNANVTTFRNLVSNVLKVEKKDSKIVVQADHLRDFLLELTRNPSRGLSEMSKVSDNSSSIDYQHHLHNQPSY; from the exons ATGGACCTGATAATGCAGTATCTGATGGAGAGGGTTAGAGCTCTAGTGGGCTCGAAAGGATGGGATTATTGTGTTCTCTGGAAACTAAGTGAAGATCAAAG GTTTATTGAGTGGATGAGATGTTGTTGTGCTGGGACTGAAAACACACAAAATGGTGGAGAAGAAGAGCTGATTTTTCCAGTTTCTCCAGTCCTTCCATGCAGGGATACCATATGTCAACACCCAAGAGTTAATTCCTGTGAACTTCTTGCCCAATTGCCAACTTCAATGCCTTCAGATTCAGG AATTTATGCACAAACCTTGGTATCCAATCAACCCAGCTGGTTAAACTTTTCAACTGTCACATGCTCACATGCTCTCGAG GAATCTATTGGGACCAGGGTTTTGATTCCATTGCCAGTTGCATTGGTAGAGCTTTTTGTGAATAAACAG ATATCAGAAGATCAGAATGTGGTAGACTTCATCACAACTCAATACAATATTTTGATGGAGCAGGAAGCCCTGATTAACACAAACAATATGGACACAAGCTTTTGTGTCAACATTAATGTAATGAATGAAAGCCAATCAAGGCCATTTTTGGGCAATGAAACTGACAAAATGGATTCCAACAATAATCTGCCGGCACCTAATTCCACAGCATTTGAGAACCTGAACATGTCTTATGATGTATCTGTTGATCGAACTCGTCTATGCAATTCCCCAATGAGCTTGCAGCAATTTGGTTACAATTCTGAAAGTAGGACCAGAAACGATGCTGCCTTTCCTGAATGTTCTCATGATCCATCGGTACATCCAGATAAGCATTTGGATTCTTCAATGGATGCCATGCAGCCATCCATGATGAATGACACAACCAATACACATGTGCAATTTCTGGAACAAGTAACAGAAAACAAGGAGCAGCATGGTAATGAAAAGGACTCGAACAAACAGGAAGAAGGAAGATCAAATTCAGTCTCGGATTGTAGTGATCAGATTGATGATGAGGATAATGGAAAGTATAGGAGAAAATCAGGAAAATCAGATCAGTGCAAGAACCTTTTTGCtgagagaagaagaaggaagaagcTTAATGAAAGGCTCTATACTCTTCGTTCTTTGGTTCCCAAAATTTCTAAG TTGGACAGAGCCTCCATACTTGGGGATGCAATTGAGTATGTAAAAGACTTACAGAGTCAGGCAAAAGAGCTTCAAGATGAGCTAGAGGAGCAATCAGACAATGATGGCCTAAACTCCAACATTAATGGTAAAAGAAACAATGTTCTGTCTGAGACTTTGAGTCGCGACGACACTAATTTCAGGTCTAGGCCTGAGCATGAAAAAGTTCAAAATGAATTTCATTTGGAAACATCAAGGAGTGGAAGCATCTCAAAGCAGAACCAAGACTCAGATACAACTAATGACAAGGCACCACAGATGGAG CCGCAAGTGGAAGTGGCTCAAATAGATGGAAATGAGTTCTTTGTGAAGGTATTCTGTGAGCACAAGCCTGGAAGATTTGTGAGATTGATGGAGGCTTTGAATTCTCTAGCTCTTGAAGTAACTAATGCCAACGTTACTACATTTCGAAACCTTGTTTCCAATGTTCTTAAAGTAGAG AAGAAGGACAGTAAAATAGTAGTCCAAGCTGATCACTTGAGAGACTTCTTGCTGGAGCTGACAAGGAATCCTTCTAGAGGTTTATCTGAGATGTCTAAAGTTTCAGATAATAGCAGCAGCATTGACTATCAGCACCATCTTCACAACCAGCCCTCTTATTGA
- the LOC133033252 gene encoding mavicyanin-like yields MTKSKILNHFTLLLILIVYTCFLKGVTSEDYIVGDGDEWNSQGNFLTWSTKYNFTVGDVLVFKYVKGQHNAYEVDEKTFRSCDASSGVLTKYESGNDKVKLTEAKKYWFICNVSGHCFGGMRFSIDVKQGNNPSSDDTNPTTDGSPTSQPDELPAVPPSSSSRSTLSSDTWKNGIYTLVFVILFKLFY; encoded by the exons ATgacaaaaagcaaaattttaaatcACTTCACTTTGTTGTTGATCCTTATAGTCTACACCTGTTTTCTAAAGGGAGTAACCTCAGAAGATTACATAGTTGGTGATGGTGATGAATGGAACAGCCAAGGCAACTTTTTAACTTGGTCAACAAAGTACAACTTCACTGTTGGTGATGTGCTTG TTTTCAAGTACGTAAAGGGACAACACAATGCATATGAGGTAGATGAGAAAACGTTTCGATCATGTGATGCGAGCAGCGGCGTGTTGACAAAGTATGAGAGTGGAAATGATAAAGTCAAACTCACTGAAGCCAAGAAGTATTGGTTTATATGTAATGTATCAGGCCATTGCTTTGGTGGAATGAGATTTAGCATTGATGTTAAACAAGGTAATAATCCCTCTTCTGATGATACCAATCCAACCACAGATGGTTCTCCAACTTCTCAACCTGATGAGCTGCCAGCAGTTCCACCTTCCAGCTCTAGTAGAAGCACTTTGTCCAGTGACACTTGGAAAAATGGGATTTacactttggtatttgtgatctTATTCAAATTGTTTTATTAA
- the LOC115706375 gene encoding transcription factor ABORTED MICROSPORES isoform X2 has protein sequence MDLIMQYLMERVRALVGSKGWDYCVLWKLSEDQRFIEWMRCCCAGTENTQNGGEEELIFPVSPVLPCRDTICQHPRVNSCELLAQLPTSMPSDSGIYAQTLVSNQPSWLNFSTVTCSHALEESIGTRVLIPLPVALVELFVNKQISEDQNVVDFITTQYNILMEQEALINTNNMDTSFCVNINVMNESQSRPFLGNETDKMDSNNNLPAPNSTAFENLNMSYDVSVDRTRLCNSPMSLQQFGYNSESRTRNDAAFPECSHDPSVHPDKHLDSSMDAMQPSMMNDTTNTHVQFLEQVTENKEQHGNEKDSNKQEEGRSNSVSDCSDQIDDEDNGKYRRKSGKSDQCKNLFAERRRRKKLNERLYTLRSLVPKISKLDRASILGDAIEYVKDLQSQAKELQDELEEQSDNDGLNSNINGKRNNVLSETLSRDDTNFRSRPEHEKVQNEFHLETSRSGSISKQNQDSDTTNDKAPQMEPQVEVAQIDGNEFFVKVFCEHKPGRFVRLMEALNSLALEVTNANVTTFRNLVSNVLKVEKDSKIVVQADHLRDFLLELTRNPSRGLSEMSKVSDNSSSIDYQHHLHNQPSY, from the exons ATGGACCTGATAATGCAGTATCTGATGGAGAGGGTTAGAGCTCTAGTGGGCTCGAAAGGATGGGATTATTGTGTTCTCTGGAAACTAAGTGAAGATCAAAG GTTTATTGAGTGGATGAGATGTTGTTGTGCTGGGACTGAAAACACACAAAATGGTGGAGAAGAAGAGCTGATTTTTCCAGTTTCTCCAGTCCTTCCATGCAGGGATACCATATGTCAACACCCAAGAGTTAATTCCTGTGAACTTCTTGCCCAATTGCCAACTTCAATGCCTTCAGATTCAGG AATTTATGCACAAACCTTGGTATCCAATCAACCCAGCTGGTTAAACTTTTCAACTGTCACATGCTCACATGCTCTCGAG GAATCTATTGGGACCAGGGTTTTGATTCCATTGCCAGTTGCATTGGTAGAGCTTTTTGTGAATAAACAG ATATCAGAAGATCAGAATGTGGTAGACTTCATCACAACTCAATACAATATTTTGATGGAGCAGGAAGCCCTGATTAACACAAACAATATGGACACAAGCTTTTGTGTCAACATTAATGTAATGAATGAAAGCCAATCAAGGCCATTTTTGGGCAATGAAACTGACAAAATGGATTCCAACAATAATCTGCCGGCACCTAATTCCACAGCATTTGAGAACCTGAACATGTCTTATGATGTATCTGTTGATCGAACTCGTCTATGCAATTCCCCAATGAGCTTGCAGCAATTTGGTTACAATTCTGAAAGTAGGACCAGAAACGATGCTGCCTTTCCTGAATGTTCTCATGATCCATCGGTACATCCAGATAAGCATTTGGATTCTTCAATGGATGCCATGCAGCCATCCATGATGAATGACACAACCAATACACATGTGCAATTTCTGGAACAAGTAACAGAAAACAAGGAGCAGCATGGTAATGAAAAGGACTCGAACAAACAGGAAGAAGGAAGATCAAATTCAGTCTCGGATTGTAGTGATCAGATTGATGATGAGGATAATGGAAAGTATAGGAGAAAATCAGGAAAATCAGATCAGTGCAAGAACCTTTTTGCtgagagaagaagaaggaagaagcTTAATGAAAGGCTCTATACTCTTCGTTCTTTGGTTCCCAAAATTTCTAAG TTGGACAGAGCCTCCATACTTGGGGATGCAATTGAGTATGTAAAAGACTTACAGAGTCAGGCAAAAGAGCTTCAAGATGAGCTAGAGGAGCAATCAGACAATGATGGCCTAAACTCCAACATTAATGGTAAAAGAAACAATGTTCTGTCTGAGACTTTGAGTCGCGACGACACTAATTTCAGGTCTAGGCCTGAGCATGAAAAAGTTCAAAATGAATTTCATTTGGAAACATCAAGGAGTGGAAGCATCTCAAAGCAGAACCAAGACTCAGATACAACTAATGACAAGGCACCACAGATGGAG CCGCAAGTGGAAGTGGCTCAAATAGATGGAAATGAGTTCTTTGTGAAGGTATTCTGTGAGCACAAGCCTGGAAGATTTGTGAGATTGATGGAGGCTTTGAATTCTCTAGCTCTTGAAGTAACTAATGCCAACGTTACTACATTTCGAAACCTTGTTTCCAATGTTCTTAAAGTAGAG AAGGACAGTAAAATAGTAGTCCAAGCTGATCACTTGAGAGACTTCTTGCTGGAGCTGACAAGGAATCCTTCTAGAGGTTTATCTGAGATGTCTAAAGTTTCAGATAATAGCAGCAGCATTGACTATCAGCACCATCTTCACAACCAGCCCTCTTATTGA